From a single Cryptococcus neoformans var. neoformans B-3501A chromosome 3, whole genome shotgun sequence genomic region:
- a CDS encoding hypothetical protein (HMMPfam hit to Pkinase, Protein kinase domain, score: 343.5, E(): 2.8e-100), with product MSLDNYQKIEKVGEGTYGVVYKAKDINTGHIVALKKIRLEAEDEGVPSTSIREISLLKELSKDDNIVKLLDIVHSEAKLYLVFEFLDMDLKKYMDTIGEKDGLGPDMVKKFSYQLVKGLYYCHGHRILHRDLKPQNLLINKSGDLKIGDFGLARAFGIPLRTYTHEVVTLWYRAPEVLLGSRHYSTAIDMWSVGCIVAEMATRQPLFPGDSEIDEIFRIFRVLGTPDEDVWPGVRGLPDYKPTFPQWHPVELADVVKGFEADGLDLIAQTLVYDPAHRISAKRALQHPYFDTVNLSAA from the exons ATGTCTCTTGACAACTATCAAAAGATTGAAAAGGTCGGAGAAG gGACCTATGGTGTAGTGTACAAGGCCAAAGACATCAACACCGGCCACATTGTCGCCCTCAAGAAGATTCGCCTTgaagcggaagatgaaggtgtgcCAAGCACATCTATCAGAGAAATCAGTTTGTTGAAAGAGTTGAGCAAGGACGACAACATTGTAAA GCTGTTGGATATTGTGCATTCCGAAGCAAAGCTTTACCTCGTATTCGAGTTCCTTGATATGGATTTGAAAAAGTATATGGATACCATTGGTGAAAAGGACGGTCTCGGTCCCGACATGGTCAAG AAATTCTCTTACCAACTCGTCAAAGGTCTCTACTACTGCCACGGCCACCGTATCCTCCATCGAGACCTCAAACCTCAAAATCTGTTGATCAACAAGTCGGGTGATCTCAAGATTGGTGATTTCGGTTTGGCGAGGGCGTTTGGTATCCCTCTGCGTACTTATACTCACGAG GTTGTCACACTGTGGTACCGAGCCCCCGAAGTTCTTCTTGGCTCAAGGCATTACTCGACTGCTATTGATATGTGGTCCGTTGGATGTATCGTCGCCGAAATGGCCACTCGTCAACCTCTCTTCCCGGGCGACTCTGAGATTGATGAAATCTTTCGAATTTTCCG AGTTCTCGGCACACCCGACGAAGACGTATGGCCCGGAGTCAGGGGCTTGCCCGATTACAAGCCTACCTTTCCTCAATGGCACCCCGTCGAACTGGCAGATGTCGTCAAGGGATTTGAGGCCGATGGGCTTGACTTGATTGCCCAGACTTTGGTCTATGATCCTGCTCACCGAATTTCAG CCAAGCGCGCACTTCAACACCCTTACTTTGACACGGTCAATCTCTCCGCCGCATAA
- a CDS encoding hypothetical protein (HMMPfam hit to Dynactin_p62, Dynactin p62 family, score: -23.8, E(): 1.9e-09) — protein MSVRYACSHLDTPAPPLPPSYPSSGPSFFPIEQLYFCEECDALRCDLCVGVEVASYFCPNCLFDVPGANVRGDRNRCARSCFSCPQCSSSLSIQASDFARDDVSGDGAPPGPLYLLVCPGCRWSSKQIGWEFEKPTGIALQVQKRWTQPERIQAEFDGIKDHLESYMTCSSSTPTTPHHRPRAPSRHISHLTQMAAKALNRPVHGFAVRKKPLQAPGGEKVGWDELEAYESKASWRELGLEKGMGDVEAVRSLEEAGWEGMAAVDRRWGTSWECDRMSKSVLPQRIPLRTKLTKRCPEPSCRHLLVQPDTKSVRMKIKMVALNYLPILEVGRRRRRVVVVPGGDTDERPGFEAHAHEHDAEREEKRRERRRTRPALSGIPWSGGEKGEEEDEAGDRPLVAGETYTFQLALTNPLYDPIQIRLTRPPLPKHAPPEKCEVRIATPHFTCNASKDAWAYDDEEDGDGSEDAAGTGTMRKGGRLGVLAGGSLRDKRREAGVEKRGNVSKVPIEVEISEQARGDVEFDLEVRFTYRVEGEGTGEKGREEYKHFTFWARVHLGEV, from the exons ATGTCGGTCCGGTACGCCTGCTCGCATCTCGATACGCCTGCACCGCCGCTCCCCCCATCGTACCCATCAAGCGGtccatctttctttccGATCGAACAGCTTTATTTCTGTGAAGAATGTGATGCTCTTCGGTGTGATCTCTGTGTCGGGGTAGAGGTCGCCAGTTACTTTTGTCCAAACTGTCTCTTTGACGTCCCGGGCGCAAACGTAAGGGGAGATAGGAACAG ATGCGCGAGATCATGTTTCTCCTGCCCTCAATGCTCATCGAGTTTATCGATCCAAGCGTCCGATTTTGCGCGGGACGACGTCTCGGGGGACGGAGCACCGCCCGGACCTCTGTACCTCCTCGTTTGTCCTGGATGTAGGTGGTCGAGTAAGCAGATAGGCTGGGAGTTTGAAAAGCCCACGGGAATTGCTC TGCAAGTACAAAAGCGATGGACACAGCCTGAACGAATACAGGCAGAGTTTGATGGTATCAAAGATCATCTCGAGTCGTACATGACTTGTTCTTCATCTACACCCACTACACCACATCATCGGCCGAGGGCGCCTTCACGCCACATTTCGCATCTCACGCAGATGGCGGCCAAGGCGTTGAACCGGCCTGTTCATGGATTTGCTGTACGTAAAAAACCCCTGCAAGCGCCGGGAGGGGAGAAAGTGGGCTGGGATGAGCTGGAAGCGTACGAGTCAAAGGCAAGCTGGCGAGAGCTGGGGTTGGAAAAAGGGATGGGAGACGTTGAGGCGGTCAGGTcgttggaagaagcgggGTGGGAAGGGATGGCCGCGGTGGATAGGCGGTGGGGTACGAGCTGGGAATGTGATCGGATGTCCAA ATCGGTTTTACCGCAGAGAATCCCGCTAAGGACGAAACTCACTAAACGGTGTCCCGAGCCTAGCTGTCGTCATTTACTTGTGCAGCCGGATACGAAAAGCGTGCGTATGAAGATCAAGATGGTAGCGCTCAACTACCTTCCCATCCTGGAGGTGGGTCGGCGGCGGCGacgggtggtggtggtgccCGGTGGGGATACGGACGAACGGCCGGGTTTTGAAGCGCATGCGCATGAGCATGACGCTGAGcgggaggagaagagacgagAACGACGTCGGACGCGACCTGCTTTATCGGGCATCCCATGGTCCGGGGGCGAaaagggtgaagaagaggacgaggctGGCGACAGGCCGCTTGTTGCAGGCGAGACATACACCTTTCAGCTCGCGCTTACCAACCCGCTATACGATCCTATCCAAATCCGGCTGACTCGGCCTCCCCTGCCTAAACATGCACCGCCGGAAAAGTGCGAGGTGAGGATCGCGACGCCGCATTTTACGTGTAATGCCTCGAAAGATGCGTGGGcgtatgatgatgaggaggatggggatggaagtGAGGATGCGGCCGGGACAGGGACGATGCGGAAAGGAGGACGATTGGGTGTGCTCGCAGGCGGCAGCTTGCGCGATAAACGGCGGGAAGCGGGGGTCGAGAAAAGGGGGAATGTGTCAAAGGTGCCTATCGAGGTGGAGATTTCTGAACAAGCACGGGGGGATGTCGAGTTTGATTTGGAAGTGCGGTTTACGTATCGCGTCGAGGGCGAGGGGAcgggggagaaggggagggaagagtACAAGCATTTCACATTTTGGGCGAGGGTTCATCTCGGGGAGGTGTAG